In a single window of the Pseudogemmatithrix spongiicola genome:
- a CDS encoding hydantoinase/oxoprolinase family protein: MSTHWRVGVDVGGTFTDRAALTSDGRVVAHKVLSTPGDQGEGVVASLDGLAARADAIVHGTTVVTNLLLERRGARVVLVTTAGAEDVLFLRRQDRASLYDLSRQHPAPLVAREDVIAVAERLVVRDREANGALAATPIAERALEATELRRVVDATLARDPEIVLVALLHSYADARHEQAVAAALRQARPGLEVVTSAEVLPEIREYERLATASAEAYARPAVLRYLERLTERLHAAGQPAPSVMTSGGGMQPAATAARHAAALALSGPAGGVVGAAAVLRALRASAPQPSASASAFEDALTIDIGGTSADAGLILSGEPLVEAGGEVAGVPIALPRVLVDTVSAGGGSIAWIDDGGALRVGPRSAGARPGPVAFGRGGTEPTVTDAQLVLGRIVARGMSGGVALDADAARAAIGALAATLGSDVERTARAILAIADAEMARALRRVSVERGVDPRRCALVAFGGGGPLHACALADALAMPRIVVPPFAGVLSAVGLALAPERREAAMSLLLPASQLTAAHLASMDHRLSEMLEGSERRSFARMRYRGQGHELEIPVHAGAGGDDGSVLAARFAEAHAARYGFTLPSDAEVVALRHEAGEPARSVRFQREQAADTVTGPATLALSDATLFVAEGWAALPLDIGGWLLERVA, from the coding sequence CTGAGCACCCACTGGCGCGTCGGCGTCGATGTCGGTGGCACCTTCACCGACCGTGCGGCGCTCACGTCCGACGGCCGCGTCGTCGCGCACAAGGTGCTGTCGACGCCCGGCGACCAAGGCGAGGGCGTCGTCGCGTCACTCGACGGCCTCGCCGCGCGCGCCGATGCCATCGTCCACGGCACGACGGTCGTCACGAACCTCCTGTTGGAGCGTCGCGGCGCGCGTGTTGTGCTGGTCACCACGGCCGGCGCCGAAGATGTGCTGTTCCTGCGGCGGCAAGACCGTGCATCGCTCTATGACTTGAGTCGCCAGCATCCCGCGCCGCTCGTCGCGCGGGAGGACGTCATCGCGGTCGCGGAGCGGTTAGTGGTGCGCGACCGAGAGGCGAACGGCGCCCTTGCCGCCACGCCGATCGCGGAGCGAGCCCTCGAGGCGACCGAGCTGAGGCGCGTCGTTGACGCCACGCTCGCACGGGACCCCGAGATCGTGCTGGTCGCGCTGCTGCACAGCTACGCCGATGCCCGGCACGAGCAGGCGGTGGCCGCGGCGCTGCGCCAGGCGCGACCGGGCTTGGAGGTCGTCACGAGCGCCGAGGTGCTGCCGGAGATCCGGGAGTACGAGCGCTTGGCGACGGCCAGCGCCGAGGCCTACGCGCGGCCGGCCGTGCTGCGGTATCTCGAGCGGCTGACGGAGCGCCTGCACGCCGCGGGGCAACCCGCGCCGTCGGTGATGACCAGTGGCGGCGGCATGCAGCCGGCTGCGACGGCGGCGCGCCATGCGGCGGCTTTGGCGCTCTCAGGACCGGCAGGCGGAGTCGTCGGCGCTGCCGCAGTGCTGCGGGCGCTGCGCGCGTCTGCGCCGCAGCCGTCAGCGTCCGCTTCGGCGTTCGAGGACGCGCTCACGATCGACATCGGGGGCACCAGCGCCGATGCGGGGCTGATTCTTTCCGGCGAGCCGTTGGTCGAGGCCGGCGGCGAGGTGGCCGGCGTGCCCATCGCTCTGCCGCGCGTGCTCGTGGACACCGTAAGCGCCGGCGGCGGCAGCATCGCGTGGATCGATGACGGTGGCGCACTGCGCGTCGGGCCGCGCAGCGCGGGTGCGCGCCCCGGTCCCGTGGCCTTCGGACGCGGCGGCACCGAGCCGACCGTCACCGATGCGCAGCTGGTGCTCGGGCGTATCGTCGCGCGCGGGATGAGCGGCGGTGTCGCGCTCGACGCGGACGCGGCGCGGGCCGCCATCGGCGCGCTCGCGGCCACGCTCGGCAGCGACGTCGAGCGCACGGCGCGCGCCATCCTCGCGATCGCCGACGCCGAGATGGCGCGGGCGTTGCGCCGCGTGAGTGTGGAGCGCGGGGTGGATCCGCGGCGCTGTGCGCTGGTGGCGTTTGGCGGCGGGGGACCGCTTCATGCCTGTGCCCTCGCCGATGCGCTGGCGATGCCGCGCATCGTGGTGCCGCCGTTCGCCGGCGTGCTGAGCGCGGTTGGCCTCGCGCTCGCGCCGGAGCGGCGCGAGGCGGCGATGAGCCTGCTCCTGCCGGCCTCGCAGCTGACGGCAGCACACTTGGCCAGCATGGACCACCGGTTGTCCGAAATGCTCGAGGGTTCGGAGCGGCGCAGCTTCGCGCGCATGCGGTATCGGGGGCAGGGGCACGAGCTGGAGATTCCGGTGCATGCGGGGGCCGGTGGCGATGACGGCTCAGTGCTCGCGGCGCGATTCGCCGAGGCCCACGCCGCGCGCTATGGCTTCACGCTGCCATCGGACGCCGAGGTGGTGGCCCTGCGCCACGAAGCGGGCGAGCCCGCGCGGAGCGTGCGGTTCCAGCGTGAGCAGGCGGCCGACACCGTCACCGGCCCCGCCACGCTCGCGCTCAGCGACGCGACGTTGTTCGTCGCCGAGGGCTGGGCGGCGCTGCCACTCGACATCGGCGGCTGGCTGCTGGAGCGAGTCGCATGA
- the rimO gene encoding 30S ribosomal protein S12 methylthiotransferase RimO, with protein sequence MRVKLVTLGCDKNTVDSERYLAQLLDHGAEPVEDAESAELIIVNTCGFIDAAKAESIDAIVAAGRLKGSGAAQAVVAVGCMVERHKDELVEALPEVDFFLGASETEQLLPKLRERGLIGDPVVQHPGVRVHAGDTPFVRYLKVSEGCDHGCAFCAIPLMRGKHRSFLPDDVVKEAQLLELQGAREVNLVAQDLAHYGRDLRDQSVRLPELLEALVRETSIPWIRNMYLYSSGISPRLLEVIASNPRIVPYLDMPIQHASDAVLERMRRPERKKTIREKVARFREAVPGVAIRTTCIVGFSGETEDDFQQLVDFLREIQFERVGVFTYSPQEGTRGALLDDDVPEGEKLRRLEIVQELQRHITAERYESRVGTVAPALIEAAATPDSPARARLPWQADDIDGVTWIDTDAAAGSIVEVEVDEVVDDYDFTATYRRTLLAAPSPDAATATRGRALPMLASIGSFGR encoded by the coding sequence GTGAGAGTCAAACTCGTCACCCTCGGCTGCGACAAGAACACTGTCGACTCCGAACGCTACCTCGCGCAGCTGCTCGACCACGGGGCCGAGCCGGTGGAGGACGCGGAGTCGGCGGAGCTGATCATCGTCAACACCTGTGGCTTCATCGATGCGGCGAAGGCCGAGAGCATCGATGCCATCGTCGCGGCCGGGCGCTTGAAGGGGAGCGGCGCGGCGCAGGCGGTGGTCGCGGTGGGCTGCATGGTGGAGCGGCACAAGGACGAGCTCGTCGAGGCGCTGCCGGAAGTGGACTTCTTCCTCGGGGCGTCGGAGACGGAACAGCTGCTCCCGAAGCTGCGCGAGCGCGGCTTGATCGGCGATCCGGTCGTGCAGCATCCTGGCGTGCGCGTGCACGCCGGCGACACGCCGTTCGTGCGCTATCTGAAGGTCAGCGAGGGCTGCGACCACGGCTGCGCGTTCTGCGCGATCCCGCTCATGCGCGGCAAGCACCGCAGCTTCCTGCCCGACGACGTGGTGAAGGAAGCGCAGCTGCTGGAGCTCCAGGGCGCGCGCGAGGTGAACCTCGTGGCGCAGGACCTCGCGCACTACGGCCGCGACCTGCGCGACCAGTCCGTGCGGCTGCCGGAGCTGCTCGAAGCACTGGTCCGCGAGACGTCGATCCCGTGGATCCGCAACATGTACCTCTACTCCTCCGGCATCTCGCCGCGGCTGCTGGAGGTCATCGCGAGCAATCCGCGCATCGTGCCATATCTCGACATGCCGATCCAGCACGCCAGCGATGCCGTGCTCGAGCGCATGCGCCGGCCCGAGCGGAAGAAGACCATCCGCGAGAAGGTCGCGCGCTTCCGCGAGGCCGTGCCGGGCGTGGCCATCCGCACGACCTGCATCGTCGGCTTCTCCGGCGAGACCGAGGACGATTTCCAGCAGCTTGTGGACTTCCTGCGGGAGATCCAGTTCGAGCGCGTGGGTGTGTTCACGTACTCGCCGCAGGAAGGCACCCGCGGAGCGCTGCTGGACGACGACGTGCCTGAGGGCGAGAAGCTCCGCCGTCTGGAGATCGTGCAGGAGCTGCAGCGGCACATCACGGCGGAGCGCTACGAGTCCCGCGTCGGCACGGTGGCGCCGGCCTTGATTGAGGCCGCGGCGACACCGGACAGTCCGGCGCGCGCGCGGCTGCCCTGGCAGGCGGATGACATCGACGGCGTGACGTGGATCGACACCGACGCGGCGGCGGGCAGCATCGTGGAAGTCGAGGTCGACGAAGTCGTCGACGACTACGACTTCACGGCGACCTACCGGCGAACACTGCTCGCGGCGCCGAGCCCGGATGCGGCCACCGCGACGCGCGGGCGGGCGCTGCCGATGCTCGCGTCGATCGGGAGCTTCGGGCGTTGA
- a CDS encoding YajQ family cyclic di-GMP-binding protein, whose product MAKDASFDITTSVDLQEVDNAVNQASKEIAQRYDFKDAKLATVEFKRTEGLVKLSSDTDMRLRAMWDILQSKLIKRGVPVQNLDAGEPTPGGGDTWHRDIKLKQALDGETCKKVVAAIKAQKFKKVQASIQGDTVRVSAPDRDELQAVIAFCRGEDFGVALSFGNYR is encoded by the coding sequence ATGGCCAAAGACGCAAGCTTCGACATCACCACCTCCGTCGACCTCCAGGAAGTCGACAACGCCGTCAACCAGGCGTCCAAGGAGATCGCGCAGCGCTACGACTTCAAGGACGCCAAGCTGGCGACCGTGGAGTTCAAGCGCACCGAGGGCCTCGTGAAGCTCTCGAGCGACACCGACATGCGGTTGCGCGCGATGTGGGACATCCTGCAGTCGAAGCTCATCAAGCGTGGCGTGCCGGTGCAGAACCTCGACGCCGGCGAGCCCACGCCGGGCGGCGGTGATACCTGGCACCGCGACATCAAGTTGAAGCAGGCCCTGGACGGCGAGACCTGCAAGAAGGTCGTCGCGGCGATCAAGGCGCAGAAGTTCAAGAAGGTGCAGGCGTCGATCCAAGGCGACACCGTGCGCGTCTCGGCGCCTGATCGCGATGAGCTGCAGGCGGTGATCGCCTTCTGCCGCGGCGAGGACTTCGGCGTGGCGCTTTCGTTCGGCAACTACCGGTGA
- a CDS encoding sigma-70 family RNA polymerase sigma factor, protein MAGGPPRKQRFDEGSLDQYLRDISIYPLISREEEVRLAQRIRQNDQEALDTLVRSNLRFVVSVAKKYQNQGVNLSDLINEGNLGLIRAAHKFDETKGIKFISYAVWWIRQAILQALAEQSRIVRVPLNRAGTLHKIGKRATALLQELGREATHAEIAEGMEITEEEVAKTMAISQTHISLDAPMAPGEDNRLMDYIPDTESASPDDETFDKALTDSVQEALAGLKEREAKILRLYFGLDGSEPMTLEQIGAVLNITRERVRQIKEKALSRLRHVSRARALESYLGE, encoded by the coding sequence ATGGCTGGCGGTCCGCCACGCAAGCAGCGCTTTGACGAAGGTTCGCTCGACCAGTACCTGCGGGACATCAGCATCTATCCGCTGATCTCGCGCGAGGAGGAGGTCCGCCTCGCGCAGCGCATCCGCCAGAACGACCAGGAGGCCCTCGACACGCTGGTGCGGTCGAACCTCCGCTTCGTCGTCTCCGTGGCCAAGAAGTATCAGAACCAGGGCGTCAACCTCTCGGACCTGATCAACGAGGGCAACCTCGGCTTGATCCGCGCCGCCCACAAGTTTGACGAGACGAAGGGCATCAAGTTCATCTCGTACGCCGTGTGGTGGATCCGCCAGGCGATCCTGCAGGCGCTGGCCGAGCAGAGCCGCATCGTGCGCGTGCCGCTGAACCGTGCGGGCACGCTACACAAGATCGGCAAGCGCGCCACGGCGCTGCTGCAGGAGCTCGGTCGCGAGGCCACGCACGCCGAGATCGCCGAGGGGATGGAGATCACGGAGGAGGAGGTCGCCAAGACGATGGCGATCTCGCAGACGCACATCTCGCTCGACGCCCCGATGGCGCCGGGCGAGGACAACCGGTTGATGGATTACATCCCGGACACCGAGAGCGCGTCGCCCGACGACGAGACCTTCGACAAGGCCCTCACGGATTCGGTGCAGGAGGCGTTGGCGGGGCTCAAGGAGCGCGAGGCGAAGATCCTGCGGCTCTACTTCGGGTTGGACGGCAGCGAGCCGATGACGCTGGAGCAGATCGGGGCGGTGCTGAATATCACGAGGGAGAGGGTGAGGCAGATCAAGGAGAAGGCGCTCTCACGTCTTCGTCACGTGTCTAGGGCCCGCGCACTCGAGTCGTATCTCGGGGAGTAA
- a CDS encoding IS110 family transposase — protein MFVGIDVAKATVVVALHPSGETWTTGTSAKELRALARRLAALRPAHVVLEPTGGYELPVLMALGAQALPVSLVAPARVREYARSHGQFAKTDVLDARMLARFAAERPVQAVTLPDAAHRTLMQLVARRRQLDEMLVAERLRLDQQRLFPDSPVVADIEETIAFLEAKGRDLDRQLQAHIAAHPQWRETAALLRSVPGIGPVTVATLLAFLPELGTLSRREIAALVGVAPLAQDSGAWHGRRHIRGGRADVRRVLYMAALTAAHHNPALKAFYARLRARGKTAKQALTACSRKLIVVCNTILKTKQPWQAPRPATA, from the coding sequence ATGTTTGTCGGCATCGATGTGGCGAAGGCGACCGTCGTGGTCGCGCTCCATCCGAGCGGCGAGACGTGGACGACGGGCACGAGCGCCAAGGAGTTGCGCGCGCTCGCGCGGCGCCTCGCGGCGCTGCGGCCTGCGCACGTCGTGCTCGAGCCCACCGGCGGCTACGAGCTCCCCGTGCTGATGGCCCTCGGCGCGCAGGCCCTGCCGGTGAGCCTCGTCGCGCCGGCGCGCGTGCGCGAGTACGCGCGCTCGCACGGGCAGTTCGCGAAGACCGACGTGCTCGACGCGCGGATGCTCGCGCGCTTCGCGGCCGAGCGGCCCGTGCAGGCCGTCACGCTCCCCGACGCCGCGCACCGCACCCTGATGCAGCTCGTCGCCCGCCGGCGCCAGCTCGACGAGATGCTCGTCGCCGAGCGGCTGCGCCTCGACCAGCAGCGGCTCTTCCCCGACTCGCCCGTCGTCGCCGACATCGAGGAGACGATCGCGTTCCTCGAGGCGAAGGGGCGCGACCTCGACCGGCAGCTCCAGGCCCACATCGCCGCGCACCCGCAGTGGCGCGAGACGGCCGCGCTGCTGCGCAGCGTCCCCGGGATCGGCCCCGTGACGGTCGCGACGCTGCTCGCGTTCCTGCCCGAGCTCGGGACGCTCTCGCGCCGCGAGATCGCCGCCCTGGTCGGCGTCGCGCCGCTCGCGCAGGACAGTGGCGCCTGGCACGGCCGGCGGCACATCCGCGGCGGTCGCGCCGACGTCCGCCGCGTGCTCTACATGGCCGCGCTCACGGCGGCGCACCACAATCCCGCGCTCAAGGCCTTCTACGCGCGGCTGCGCGCGCGCGGCAAGACGGCGAAGCAGGCGCTCACCGCCTGCAGCCGCAAGCTCATCGTCGTCTGCAACACGATCCTCAAAACGAAGCAGCCGTGGCAGGCCCCGAGGCCCGCCACGGCATAA
- a CDS encoding SpoIID/LytB domain-containing protein, giving the protein MSRAALLLAALLLVSCAPRGPRGGSTRNPAVRVALGVARGDEVPAQLAPRGSDPVRFKGKRYRGLLRTVSTDSGMLVVNVLPLEDYLKGVVPLELGERPAAERAALEAQAIAARSYTVSRLAAARGGRGRSEHFDLVPSTADQVYGGVDAERPNASAAVDATRGQVLLYGGRVITAPYSSACGGETAAAEEAWNGQPVAYLRRVSDRIGRSERYYCDIAPRFYWERTIAGGELDAAVGRYLRTITDVPPQGPGEVRGLRVAERFRGGRVKVLELRTARGTFDVGGNDARAILRTPSGEPLPSSYFSVSTEGGDAGIARVILRGNGYGHGVGLCQWGAIGRARAGQSARQILRTYFPGTSVGPLPSS; this is encoded by the coding sequence TTGAGTCGCGCAGCGCTGCTACTCGCGGCGCTGCTGTTGGTGTCGTGCGCGCCGCGCGGTCCGCGCGGAGGGAGCACACGCAATCCCGCCGTGCGTGTCGCCCTCGGCGTGGCCCGCGGCGACGAGGTGCCCGCGCAGCTCGCCCCGCGCGGCAGCGACCCCGTCCGCTTCAAGGGCAAGCGCTACCGCGGCCTGCTGCGCACCGTCTCGACCGACAGCGGCATGCTCGTGGTGAACGTCCTGCCACTCGAAGACTATCTCAAGGGCGTGGTGCCGCTCGAGCTCGGCGAACGGCCGGCGGCCGAGCGCGCGGCACTCGAGGCGCAGGCCATCGCCGCGCGCTCGTACACGGTGTCGCGGCTCGCGGCGGCGCGTGGCGGCCGGGGGCGCAGCGAGCACTTCGATCTGGTGCCGTCCACCGCCGACCAAGTCTACGGCGGCGTGGATGCCGAGCGGCCGAACGCCAGCGCGGCGGTGGACGCCACGCGCGGGCAGGTGCTGCTGTACGGCGGGCGCGTGATCACCGCGCCGTATTCGAGCGCCTGCGGCGGCGAAACGGCGGCGGCCGAGGAGGCCTGGAACGGCCAGCCGGTGGCGTACCTGCGTCGCGTGAGCGACCGCATCGGGCGCTCGGAGCGCTACTACTGCGACATCGCGCCGCGTTTCTACTGGGAGCGGACCATCGCGGGCGGCGAGCTGGACGCGGCCGTGGGCCGCTACCTCCGCACGATCACCGACGTGCCGCCGCAGGGCCCGGGGGAGGTCCGCGGCCTGCGGGTGGCCGAGCGTTTCCGGGGTGGACGGGTGAAAGTGCTGGAGCTGCGCACGGCGCGGGGGACGTTCGACGTCGGCGGCAACGATGCCCGCGCGATCCTCCGCACGCCCAGTGGCGAGCCGTTGCCCAGCTCCTATTTTTCGGTGTCCACCGAGGGCGGCGACGCGGGCATCGCCCGCGTCATCCTGCGCGGCAACGGCTACGGCCACGGCGTCGGGCTCTGCCAGTGGGGCGCCATCGGTCGGGCCCGGGCTGGGCAGAGCGCCCGGCAGATCCTCCGCACTTACTTCCCTGGCACTTCCGTCGGACCGCTACCTTCCTCGTAG
- a CDS encoding Gfo/Idh/MocA family protein, whose translation MPTLSSLKTGPVRFGVLGLGAIAQTAHLPALAKMRGAEIAALCDNDAAKARGIAQRFSVKNWCTDIDDLLEVPDLDAIVICSPNHAHEVHTLSALKAGKHVLVERPVALSSKGVERLVAAAEKADRLLMVANNHRFRLDAQTLDSFLRGGELGKLVAVRAGAYRRRGPSAPWRQRRQEAGGGAFLELGLPLLDLAGWLTDFPRVKRVSATMERARGANAVEDAMLAMIECDGGFTVTIDTRWNYMGDEDRWWFEVIGTQGSARLSPLRITKEIHGSPVDVSPSGASQRDSATMQSYRSELAHFLAVLRGETSYDAHKDQVRVYKLLDVIYKAADEAKEIRLEK comes from the coding sequence GTGCCCACGCTCTCTTCGCTCAAGACCGGTCCCGTGCGCTTCGGCGTGCTCGGCCTCGGCGCCATCGCCCAGACGGCCCACCTGCCGGCGCTCGCGAAGATGCGCGGCGCGGAGATCGCCGCGCTCTGCGACAACGACGCGGCCAAGGCCCGCGGCATCGCCCAGCGCTTCAGCGTGAAGAACTGGTGCACCGACATCGATGACCTGCTCGAGGTGCCCGATCTCGACGCCATCGTGATCTGCTCGCCCAACCATGCGCACGAGGTGCACACGCTCTCCGCGCTGAAGGCGGGCAAGCACGTGCTGGTGGAGCGTCCCGTCGCGCTGAGTTCGAAGGGCGTGGAACGGCTCGTGGCGGCGGCGGAGAAGGCGGATCGCCTGTTGATGGTCGCCAACAACCATCGCTTCCGGCTCGATGCGCAGACGCTCGATAGCTTCCTGCGCGGTGGGGAGCTGGGCAAGCTGGTCGCGGTGCGGGCCGGCGCGTACCGCCGTCGGGGTCCCTCGGCGCCGTGGCGGCAGCGGCGGCAGGAAGCCGGTGGCGGGGCCTTCCTCGAACTCGGCCTGCCGCTCCTCGACCTCGCCGGGTGGCTCACGGACTTCCCGCGCGTGAAGCGGGTCAGCGCGACGATGGAGCGCGCCCGTGGCGCCAATGCCGTCGAGGATGCCATGCTGGCGATGATCGAATGCGACGGCGGATTCACCGTCACGATCGACACGCGCTGGAACTACATGGGCGACGAGGATCGCTGGTGGTTCGAGGTCATCGGCACGCAGGGTTCGGCCCGGCTCTCACCGCTGCGCATCACGAAGGAGATCCACGGGAGCCCGGTGGACGTGTCGCCGAGCGGCGCCTCGCAGCGCGACAGCGCGACGATGCAGAGCTACCGCAGCGAACTCGCCCACTTCCTCGCCGTCCTTCGTGGCGAGACGTCGTATGATGCGCACAAGGACCAGGTGCGCGTCTACAAGCTGCTCGACGTGATCTACAAGGCGGCGGACGAGGCGAAAGAGATCCGGCTCGAGAAGTAA
- the lepB gene encoding signal peptidase I — translation MSEQERPAASEGPDVSDGAASDPALGAPAAAPPPRPPRFRVVRGLWEWAKSVQVAILLFLLVRAFLVEAFKIPSGSMEGTLLVGDFLLVNKLVYGAEVPLLEKRLPAVREPALGDVVVFQWPEDTEKHFVKRLVGLPGDTLEMRAGLLVRNGAAQDEPYVQRSVALREPGGDEFRWQRDYLTDGPGGRGFHPTRNDWGPLVVPPAHYFVLGDNRDNSLDSRYWGFVPDSLMRGSPIFVYYSYSPDSGRTFDWLTRVRWKRLGDLIH, via the coding sequence ATGAGCGAGCAGGAGCGCCCAGCGGCCTCAGAGGGACCGGACGTCAGCGACGGCGCTGCGTCTGACCCCGCGCTCGGCGCTCCCGCCGCCGCTCCGCCGCCGCGGCCGCCGAGGTTCCGCGTGGTGCGCGGGCTCTGGGAGTGGGCCAAGTCGGTCCAAGTGGCCATCCTGCTCTTCCTGCTGGTGCGCGCCTTCCTCGTGGAGGCGTTCAAGATCCCCAGCGGGTCCATGGAAGGCACGCTGCTCGTCGGGGATTTTCTCCTGGTGAACAAGCTCGTGTACGGCGCAGAGGTCCCGCTTCTCGAGAAGCGGCTGCCGGCCGTGCGCGAGCCCGCGCTGGGCGACGTGGTCGTCTTCCAGTGGCCCGAGGACACCGAGAAGCACTTCGTGAAGCGCCTGGTCGGACTGCCGGGCGACACGCTCGAGATGCGGGCGGGCCTCCTCGTGCGCAATGGCGCAGCGCAGGACGAGCCCTACGTGCAGCGCAGCGTCGCCCTGCGCGAGCCGGGCGGCGACGAGTTCCGCTGGCAGCGCGATTACCTCACCGACGGCCCCGGCGGGCGGGGATTCCATCCCACGCGCAACGATTGGGGACCGCTCGTCGTGCCGCCCGCGCACTACTTCGTCCTCGGCGACAACCGCGACAACTCCCTCGACAGCCGCTACTGGGGCTTCGTGCCGGACTCGTTGATGCGGGGCTCGCCGATCTTCGTGTACTACAGCTACTCGCCCGATAGCGGCCGGACGTTCGACTGGCTCACGCGGGTGCGGTGGAAGCGACTCGGTGACCTGATCCACTGA
- a CDS encoding lipoprotein N-acyltransferase Lnb domain-containing protein — protein sequence MPFAPMRVAVLAMMLAVLGSVPAAAQGPTAASALRVSVLTFGPGDLVFERFGHNALRIVDPATGSDLAYNWGMFSFDQPNFLGRFLSGDTQYWVEAFPSEPLIAFYAKFDRDAVEQVLDLTDAEKAELKAFVEANVREENKYYRYQYFLDNCSTRIRDALDRVMGGALQRRFVPITTTWSYRDESIRLTGPTYYSQLGIELALGPSADQPLTAWEAMFVPMRLRDYLREVTVPAPGGGTRPLVAQERVLHTPTARAPEPAERRGLTLGALGPVLGAWMLMLVPTSLEARRKRRIPAAVMAALFYGLTGLVGCVLLGMWLFSAHTFWYWNLTLLLCSPLALAAAILGARAVWRGERDVLATMVLAAVVIPAALALLLTPFVPQRLGGPLMLLLPGHLGLALVIWRHTQAPSAAAS from the coding sequence GTGCCATTCGCGCCGATGCGGGTTGCGGTGCTGGCCATGATGCTCGCCGTCCTCGGGTCCGTGCCGGCGGCGGCACAGGGGCCGACGGCGGCGAGCGCCCTGCGCGTCTCGGTGCTGACCTTCGGCCCCGGCGACCTCGTCTTCGAACGCTTCGGGCACAACGCCCTGCGCATCGTCGATCCCGCCACGGGTAGCGACCTCGCGTACAACTGGGGCATGTTCAGCTTCGACCAGCCGAACTTCCTCGGGCGATTCCTCTCCGGTGACACCCAGTACTGGGTCGAGGCCTTCCCCAGCGAGCCGCTGATCGCCTTCTACGCCAAGTTCGACCGCGATGCCGTCGAGCAGGTGCTCGACCTGACGGACGCCGAGAAGGCGGAGCTCAAGGCCTTCGTCGAGGCGAACGTCCGCGAGGAGAACAAGTACTATCGGTATCAGTACTTTCTCGACAACTGCTCCACGCGGATCCGTGATGCCTTGGACCGCGTGATGGGCGGCGCGCTGCAGCGGCGTTTCGTGCCCATCACGACCACTTGGAGCTACCGGGACGAGTCGATCCGACTCACGGGCCCCACGTATTACTCCCAGCTCGGCATCGAGCTCGCGCTCGGGCCCTCGGCCGACCAGCCGCTGACGGCTTGGGAAGCGATGTTCGTGCCGATGCGGCTGCGCGATTACCTGCGTGAGGTGACGGTGCCCGCGCCGGGTGGCGGCACGCGGCCGCTGGTGGCGCAGGAGCGCGTCCTGCACACGCCGACGGCGCGGGCCCCCGAACCTGCCGAGCGTCGCGGCCTCACGCTGGGCGCCCTGGGTCCCGTGCTCGGCGCCTGGATGCTGATGCTCGTGCCGACGTCGCTCGAGGCGCGGCGCAAGCGCCGCATCCCCGCTGCCGTGATGGCCGCGCTGTTCTACGGGCTCACGGGACTCGTCGGCTGCGTGTTGCTCGGCATGTGGTTGTTCTCGGCGCACACGTTCTGGTACTGGAACCTCACGCTGCTGCTCTGCTCGCCGCTGGCGCTCGCGGCCGCGATCCTCGGCGCGCGCGCGGTGTGGCGCGGGGAGCGCGACGTGCTCGCGACGATGGTGCTGGCCGCGGTGGTCATCCCCGCGGCGCTCGCGCTACTGCTCACGCCCTTCGTCCCGCAACGCCTCGGCGGCCCCCTGATGCTCTTGCTGCCCGGGCATCTCGGCCTCGCCCTCGTCATCTGGCGCCACACGCAGGCGCCGTCGGCCGCAGCCTCCTGA